The genomic window GCATTCAATGGTCGAATACAAGTGAAGCTCAATAAAGTCGCTAGTAAAACATGATGTAATCGAGCAATCTTCAACATATTGTTGTCCTCATTAATAGATAGTTTTGGAATGGCTACTTTTGTTCAGAAGCGATAAATTGCGTTTCTACTTCCTGTGCTTGGAATCTGGTATGATGCCAACTCTGCCAAAGTTGTTGTGCTGCTATCAGCAAATCTTTCAGTAATAAAGACTCCTTTCCTCTGAGTTTCTGATATAAACTGATAGCGCAACAGATATAATCATGTAAACTCATTTGCAACAGACATACAGAAACGATATATTCCCATAACATTCGCCAATGAGGGAACAAAATCTTGCCTTTCTTCGATGAGTCAAACCACACTGTATAGGCATAAAAATCTGGCAGCATATTCAATGAGTATTTGTTATTGCTATTATTCAGCAACTTATATTCAGGAAAGAACATACTCATTGATTGTTGCGAATGGCTTCTGGCGAAAAATATGTATTCGGCAATTTCGTAGAATTTACCTACTAAACCAAGCCTTAATAAGAAAATGCCATCTGCGTTGCCATAGCTACCCATAGGCGGGATTTTTCTCAGCGCATCCGAGCGAATTACGCCGTACAATTGA from Nostoc sp. UHCC 0870 includes these protein-coding regions:
- a CDS encoding glycosyltransferase family 2 protein, coding for MTNNSPRLSIGLPVYNGEKFLQAALDSLLAQTFTDFELIISDNASTDNTEEICRAYAAQDKRIRYYRNTENIGCARNFNRVFELATGEYFKWAAHDDLHASDFLMKCIEVLDEDPTIILCHSHVYFIDEHGEFLQKYDIQIKADSPKNYQRFHELLTKHLCYQLYGVIRSDALRKIPPMGSYGNADGIFLLRLGLVGKFYEIAEYIFFARSHSQQSMSMFFPEYKLLNNSNNKYSLNMLPDFYAYTVWFDSSKKGKILFPHWRMLWEYIVSVCLLQMSLHDYICCAISLYQKLRGKESLLLKDLLIAAQQLWQSWHHTRFQAQEVETQFIASEQK